The Plutella xylostella chromosome 12, ilPluXylo3.1, whole genome shotgun sequence genome includes a window with the following:
- the LOC105384709 gene encoding parkin coregulated gene protein homolog codes for MVVLPPCVPANCGKEFRCSLRKPSPTYPHKDRAKKVRTVPAFSIQSLQRNTRVEPPPRCHIFDPVPPKPTLFKRSYMRGEFPVAVEFGSCGKTLVWKVPVEKLDFHHYLPMFFEGLSEEEYPYNYIVEKGIEDLIRKGSYKVLPVVPQLIIPIKNALSTKNPTVICHCLRCIQQLVTGCDRVGEALVPYYRQILPVLNLFKGKNRNLGPGVDHSTTKGENVGDLIEDTLQILERYGGPDAFINIKYMVPTYESAILN; via the exons ATGGTGGTTTTGCCTCCGTGTGTTCCGGCTAATTGTGGGAAGGAGTTTCGGTGTTCGTTGCGTAAGCCAAGTCCGACGTATCCCCATAAGGATAGAGCTAAGAAAGTGCGTACAGTGCCAGCGTTTAGTATCCAGTCGTTGCAACGAAATACACGGGTTGAGCCTCCTCCAAGGTGTCACATATTCGACCCGGTGCCGCCAAAACCGACGTTGTTTAAAAGAAGCTACATGAGGGGTGAATTCCCAGTGGCGGTCGAGTTTGGCTCTTGTGGAAAAACTCTAGTTTGGAAG GTACCAGTAGAAAAGCTGGACTTCCACCACTACCTCCCGATGTTTTTCGAAGGACTGTCCGAGGAAGAGTACCCTTACAATTATATTGTAGAGAAAGGAATCGAAGATTTAATAAGAAAGGGCTCGTACAAAGTACTTCCAGTGGTCCCTCAACTCATTATACCTATTAAAA ACGCCCTATCCACAAAGAACCCCACGGTGATCTGCCACTGCCTGCGCTGCATCCAGCAGCTGGTGACGGGCTGCGACCGAGTGGGGGAGGCGCTGGTCCCCTACTACCGACAGATCCTGCCTGTACTCAACCTGTTCAAGGGGAAGAACC GTAACTTGGGTCCAGGCGTGGACCATTCAACAACCAAAGGTGAGAACGTGGGTGACCTGATCGAAGACACCCTTCAAATATTGGAGCGCTACGGCGGGCCGGACGCTTTCATCAACATCAAGTACATGGTCCCTACTTACGAGTCCGCCATCTTGAATTAA